Proteins encoded by one window of Rhodococcus sp. OK302:
- the trxA gene encoding thioredoxin: protein MPTSPVTDDTFQKTVLESPIPVVVNFWAPWCGPCRMLAPTLEEIADENTTTFTVKKLNIDENPVAAMTYKIMGVPTTMLIVNGQEVTRTTGAKPKATLLADITKHIP, encoded by the coding sequence ATGCCAACATCCCCCGTCACCGACGACACCTTCCAGAAAACCGTCCTCGAAAGCCCCATACCGGTCGTCGTCAACTTCTGGGCACCCTGGTGTGGACCATGCAGAATGCTCGCACCCACCCTCGAAGAAATCGCCGACGAAAACACCACCACCTTCACCGTCAAAAAGCTCAACATCGACGAAAACCCCGTCGCGGCAATGACATACAAAATCATGGGCGTCCCCACCACCATGCTCATCGTCAACGGACAAGAAGTCACCCGCACAACCGGCGCAAAACCGAAAGCCACACTCCTAGCCGACATCACCAAACACATACCCTGA
- a CDS encoding MFS transporter, producing the protein MSSQPQITPGESMPRARVRAAAGTGRAFAVLAVVQATLIFTITLIAVPLPLIGREFGLDSSGLVLVNAAYGLPYSGLLLFGGRLTDRFGGRQLLVIGLAIFGLASLAGAFAPTFTALVVARFVQGIGAALTAPAALAILRAVFTDGAAFGRAMAAWGGVSVLGAAAGTVVSGAITTWVSWRWMFVIPVVVTTLTLALHRRLFPAAEPDTAGSPPGLDPLGAVLATLGISIGSYGLILSLENSWTSAGVLVSLVIGLALLVAFTVIERRVRQPLLPAGFIGRGQRLFGLVGILLSAAGSGLIAFLLALYLQNERGWTTLATAGAFIPYTAALIASNRAAGPLIGRFGAMRVATAGLIISATGLALLANLHPDTDFVVGLLPGLILLPAGASLVFSAGAVLAIAGVPASQSGLAGGVMNTAMELGPTVGFAVLMAVAATRIDTIDGYAWAFGAAAAAHIVAAIVGVVSARRTSTSAGDSIRTTV; encoded by the coding sequence ATGTCTTCACAACCCCAGATCACCCCTGGCGAATCTATGCCCCGAGCGAGAGTGCGCGCCGCCGCGGGAACAGGACGGGCCTTCGCCGTCCTCGCAGTAGTTCAGGCGACGCTGATCTTCACGATCACCCTGATCGCTGTCCCACTTCCGCTGATCGGACGAGAATTCGGCCTCGATTCCTCCGGCCTTGTTTTGGTCAACGCCGCCTACGGCCTGCCATACAGCGGCCTGTTGCTGTTCGGTGGGCGATTGACCGACCGGTTCGGTGGGCGACAGTTGTTGGTGATCGGTTTGGCGATCTTCGGGTTGGCGTCCCTCGCCGGGGCGTTCGCCCCGACCTTCACGGCTCTGGTCGTTGCGCGTTTCGTTCAGGGAATTGGTGCAGCACTGACCGCCCCGGCTGCGTTAGCGATTCTGCGGGCAGTATTCACCGACGGCGCGGCCTTCGGGCGGGCCATGGCGGCGTGGGGCGGGGTGTCCGTACTCGGCGCCGCTGCGGGAACCGTTGTCTCGGGAGCGATTACCACGTGGGTGTCCTGGCGTTGGATGTTCGTCATTCCGGTTGTCGTGACGACATTGACGTTGGCGCTGCACCGCCGGTTGTTCCCGGCTGCCGAACCCGACACCGCCGGCAGCCCTCCCGGACTCGATCCCTTGGGGGCTGTGCTGGCGACGCTCGGGATCTCGATCGGAAGTTACGGTCTCATCCTCAGCCTCGAGAACTCCTGGACGTCTGCTGGAGTTCTCGTGTCGCTCGTGATCGGTCTCGCGCTCCTCGTCGCGTTCACCGTGATCGAGCGCCGAGTAAGGCAGCCGCTACTCCCCGCTGGATTCATCGGGCGAGGTCAGCGTTTGTTCGGTCTGGTCGGGATCCTGCTTTCAGCTGCTGGATCGGGGTTGATTGCCTTCTTGCTTGCACTGTATTTGCAGAACGAACGTGGGTGGACGACCCTTGCGACAGCTGGTGCGTTCATTCCGTACACGGCAGCTTTAATCGCTTCGAATCGTGCAGCGGGACCGTTGATCGGCCGGTTCGGTGCCATGCGTGTTGCGACAGCTGGCCTGATCATCAGCGCGACCGGCCTGGCGTTGCTCGCAAACTTGCACCCGGACACAGACTTTGTCGTAGGTCTACTACCAGGTTTGATTCTACTTCCGGCCGGTGCGTCGCTGGTCTTCTCCGCTGGGGCTGTCCTGGCCATCGCGGGTGTGCCGGCGAGCCAGTCAGGTCTGGCTGGCGGCGTGATGAACACTGCGATGGAGCTCGGACCGACGGTAGGGTTTGCCGTATTGATGGCAGTAGCCGCGACACGAATCGATACCATCGACGGCTATGCCTGGGCTTTCGGAGCCGCCGCCGCAGCTCACATCGTTGCGGCAATAGTCGGAGTGGTTTCTGCTCGACGAACATCCACATCCGCCGGTGACAGCATCCGAACAACTGTATAG